The following are encoded together in the Arcticibacterium luteifluviistationis genome:
- the gyrB gene encoding DNA topoisomerase (ATP-hydrolyzing) subunit B, with amino-acid sequence MSDGAENRTDYSANNIQVLEGLEAVRKRPAMYIGDVGTKGLHHLIWEVVDNSIDEAMAGHCDTIGVTIEEDNSITVQDNGRGIPTGYHDKEKKSALEVVMTVLHAGGKFDKDTYKVSGGLHGVGVSCVNAVSKLLRAEVHRDGKIFEQEYRAGKPQYDVREIGTTDTRGTFIQFWPDDTIFETTTFKYETVANRLRELSFLNKGITLKLTDKRNLDDDGNPVTDDFHSEGGLVEFVEYIDQSRERLIPMPMYMEGEKDGVPVEVSMIYNNSYSENVSSFVNNINTVEGGTHVSGFRMALTRTLKNYADKSGMLAKEKIEISGDDFREGLTAVISVKVAEPQFEGQTKTKLGNSEVTSAVSGCVQEMLENYLEENPKEARTIVDKVVVAAKARIAAKKAREMVQRKNVLTGSGLPGKLADCANSDPAVCEVYLVEGDSAGGSAKQGRDRAFQAILPLRGKILNVEKAQEYRIYENDEIKNIITALGVRMGRDGDERALNMEKLRYHKIIIMTDADIDGSHIRTLILTFFYRFMKELIEKGYLYIAQPPFYLVKKGSKSEYCWTEDQRIAAVKRLAGNGKEESVGVQRYKGLGEMNPEQLWETTMDPEGRTLKQVTIESASEADLLFSVLMGDEVAPRREFIEKNAKYAHVDV; translated from the coding sequence ATGTCTGACGGAGCAGAGAATAGGACGGATTATTCAGCTAATAATATTCAAGTTTTAGAAGGTCTGGAAGCGGTACGTAAGCGTCCAGCCATGTATATAGGTGATGTAGGCACCAAAGGGCTTCACCATTTGATATGGGAGGTTGTTGATAACTCTATTGATGAGGCTATGGCGGGTCACTGTGACACCATAGGGGTAACTATTGAAGAAGATAATTCAATAACAGTTCAAGATAACGGTAGAGGTATTCCTACAGGATATCACGATAAAGAGAAAAAATCAGCTTTAGAGGTTGTAATGACTGTTCTTCACGCTGGTGGAAAGTTTGACAAAGACACTTATAAGGTTTCTGGTGGTCTTCACGGTGTTGGGGTTTCTTGTGTGAATGCTGTTTCTAAATTACTTAGGGCGGAGGTTCACAGAGACGGTAAAATATTTGAGCAGGAGTATAGAGCGGGTAAACCTCAATATGATGTTAGAGAAATAGGAACTACAGATACTCGTGGTACTTTTATTCAGTTTTGGCCGGATGATACCATTTTTGAAACGACTACTTTTAAATACGAAACTGTAGCTAACAGACTTCGTGAGTTGTCTTTTCTTAATAAGGGAATTACGCTAAAACTAACGGATAAGAGAAATCTTGATGATGATGGTAATCCAGTAACGGATGATTTTCATTCAGAGGGTGGTCTAGTGGAATTTGTAGAATACATTGATCAAAGCAGAGAGCGTCTGATTCCTATGCCTATGTATATGGAAGGCGAAAAAGATGGCGTTCCTGTAGAAGTATCCATGATCTACAATAATTCTTATTCTGAGAATGTATCTTCTTTTGTAAACAATATCAATACCGTTGAAGGTGGTACTCACGTTTCTGGCTTTAGAATGGCCTTAACAAGGACACTAAAAAACTATGCTGACAAGTCTGGTATGTTGGCAAAAGAAAAAATTGAAATTTCAGGAGATGACTTTAGAGAAGGTTTAACAGCTGTAATTTCTGTAAAAGTTGCTGAGCCTCAATTTGAAGGTCAAACAAAAACGAAATTAGGTAACTCAGAGGTTACTTCTGCAGTGAGTGGTTGTGTTCAAGAAATGCTTGAAAACTATCTGGAGGAAAACCCGAAAGAGGCCAGAACTATTGTAGACAAGGTTGTCGTAGCGGCTAAAGCAAGAATAGCAGCTAAGAAAGCCAGAGAAATGGTTCAGCGTAAAAACGTATTGACCGGTTCTGGCTTACCAGGAAAGCTAGCTGACTGTGCTAACTCTGACCCTGCTGTTTGTGAGGTTTACTTAGTGGAGGGAGACTCTGCAGGTGGATCTGCCAAGCAAGGTAGAGATAGAGCATTCCAAGCTATTTTACCCCTTAGAGGTAAGATTCTTAATGTGGAGAAAGCTCAGGAATATAGAATATATGAAAATGACGAAATAAAGAACATCATCACGGCTTTAGGTGTGAGAATGGGTAGAGATGGTGACGAGAGAGCTCTTAATATGGAGAAGCTACGTTATCATAAAATCATAATCATGACCGATGCCGATATAGACGGTAGTCACATTCGTACTTTGATTTTGACTTTCTTCTATAGGTTTATGAAAGAACTGATTGAAAAAGGTTATTTATACATTGCTCAGCCTCCTTTCTACTTAGTGAAGAAAGGAAGTAAGTCAGAGTATTGCTGGACGGAAGACCAACGAATTGCAGCTGTTAAGAGACTTGCTGGCAATGGTAAAGAAGAGTCGGTAGGTGTTCAGCGTTATAAAGGTCTTGGAGAAATGAACCCAGAACAACTTTGGGAGACAACGATGGATCCAGAAGGTCGTACACTAAAACAAGTTACAATAGAATCCGCTTCTGAAGCAGACCTTCTTTTCTCAGTGCTCATGGGAGACGAAGTAGCACCTAGAAGAGAGTTTATAGAGAAGAATGCTAAGTATGCTCATGTAGATGTTTAG
- a CDS encoding acyltransferase family protein, with the protein MSNPKRILSVDVYRGLVMFLMMAEVWHLSQVASLLPTSSFWSFLAFNQSHVAWAGCSLHDLIQPSFTFLVGVALPFSVAARINKGADSKNLWLHVFKRAAILVLLGVFLRSMYSPITNWTFEDTLSQIGLGYPILFLLGSTKERKLWIALASLLAAYWLAFVFYKIPPTLNTIANTGVPADWQNNYTGLASHWNKNTNLAWAFDRWFLNLFPRESAFNFNGGGYATLSFIPTLGTMILGLFAGRILLEDSQVKVFKFLKIGGILIAISVFLHFAGINPIVKRIWTPAWTLFSGGLCLFILAFFHWLVDKKEVIKPFNWLKIIGMNSLAAYIFAHTIDSFIHKSFQIHIGENYASFLGAPYQTLISGSVILLVEWLILRWMYKNKIFIKV; encoded by the coding sequence GTGTCGAACCCTAAAAGAATCCTTTCTGTAGACGTTTATAGAGGTCTAGTAATGTTTTTAATGATGGCAGAGGTTTGGCACTTAAGCCAAGTCGCTTCGCTGTTGCCAACCAGTAGTTTTTGGAGTTTTTTAGCTTTTAATCAATCACACGTAGCTTGGGCTGGCTGTTCTCTTCATGACCTAATCCAACCCTCCTTCACTTTTTTAGTGGGTGTGGCCTTACCTTTTTCGGTAGCTGCAAGAATTAACAAAGGGGCTGATTCCAAAAATCTTTGGTTACATGTTTTTAAACGTGCCGCAATACTTGTGCTTCTAGGTGTATTTTTAAGATCGATGTATAGCCCCATAACTAACTGGACCTTTGAAGACACACTTTCTCAAATAGGCCTTGGTTACCCAATTCTTTTTCTTTTGGGTTCTACAAAAGAAAGAAAGCTTTGGATTGCTTTAGCTAGCCTTTTAGCCGCCTATTGGCTTGCCTTTGTCTTTTACAAAATTCCTCCTACTCTTAATACTATTGCAAACACTGGCGTTCCGGCCGATTGGCAAAACAACTATACAGGATTAGCGTCCCATTGGAACAAAAACACCAACCTTGCTTGGGCATTTGACCGATGGTTCTTAAATCTTTTTCCAAGAGAATCGGCTTTCAACTTCAATGGTGGAGGCTATGCTACTTTAAGTTTTATCCCTACACTAGGAACTATGATTCTAGGGCTTTTTGCAGGAAGAATTCTATTAGAAGATAGTCAAGTCAAGGTTTTTAAATTTCTGAAAATTGGCGGAATTCTTATCGCTATAAGCGTATTTCTCCACTTTGCAGGTATAAACCCAATAGTAAAAAGAATATGGACTCCCGCTTGGACTTTATTCAGTGGTGGACTTTGCCTCTTCATTTTAGCATTCTTCCACTGGCTAGTGGACAAAAAAGAAGTTATAAAACCATTTAACTGGCTTAAAATAATAGGAATGAATTCCTTAGCTGCCTATATTTTTGCTCATACCATTGATAGTTTCATCCATAAAAGCTTTCAAATTCATATAGGTGAAAACTATGCCAGTTTCTTGGGTGCACCTTACCAAACCCTAATCTCAGGTAGTGTGATTTTATTAGTAGAATGGCTGATCCTAAGATGGATGTATAAAAACAAAATCTTCATTAAGGTTTAA